The following are encoded in a window of Armatimonas rosea genomic DNA:
- a CDS encoding sensor domain-containing protein produces MALLSSPTVPLTQDAPLQDLLERARCLFWQSLVVECPLEQLYPDARVFHPERGTGLHWRGDFLNAEGLPSWLPLARNDSETLANAFQRALLREDSQRRDATAHQALHAQQSHYDTEFRVRLATGELRWLHEEVHIQPLAAGHWRLTGICTDITSLRSTSTQLVRLIQEGGVLLWEGHAYRQPDSSLVWHKAFQEETVSRQQFPLPGEPTTYARDFFLARSEDDQQRCTANMQAALEQGLKHFSQQFQVTLRDGTVSWFTENVHIEPQRDGVWQLSGVCHEITALKSYEANIRQLVGSIRCLLGSVIIERKPIPHDDPFQQKLAAYQGMTETGEFYEFINYTVLEEEAVRRWIPIAWASPSLTGRQLFLARLPEDQMRTINDMVRTIQNGEKRCLSEYRIRLASGELRWMRDQMELTVESANRWRMSGFTIDITQEKQDQERLHYQAHHDMLTGLPNRLAFQETLEQWRQSEQGASLMILDLDNFKHINDNVGHPVGDAVLIEVARRLERCVHDGLVARLGGDEFTIVLPGMPPFEALQAQADQIAEALAAPLAVGQNTFAITASIGIVRGSGLTHTEYLRNADLALYEAKEQGRARSAFYTQTLQQSAHERFELESALRLALETDQLTLWYQPLIDLETGTLLSLEGLARWTHPTLGSISPTRFIPIAEQSGLIAPLGRKLFTVACAQLARWQRTLPGLRLSVNLSGVELKSQSLTEDLAATLKRFGIAAEDITLEITESVTMTSSGGQLPLLDRLSTQGFRLAIDDFGTGYSSMAYLTQLPVQELKVDRSFVRHLDRLAHDNQEIIRAVVGLARALQLEVIAEGIETEAQQRIVHALGVQIGQGYLFARPCPAQEIEARFLRTSPPVLARAA; encoded by the coding sequence ATGGCTCTTTTGTCGTCACCTACTGTCCCCCTCACGCAGGATGCTCCCCTACAGGACCTGCTGGAGCGCGCACGTTGCCTCTTTTGGCAGTCACTCGTTGTCGAGTGCCCCCTAGAGCAGCTCTATCCCGATGCCCGCGTCTTTCACCCGGAGCGCGGAACCGGGCTCCACTGGCGGGGGGATTTTCTGAATGCCGAGGGGCTCCCAAGCTGGCTCCCTCTTGCCCGCAACGACAGCGAGACCCTCGCCAATGCCTTCCAGCGTGCCCTCCTCCGTGAGGACAGCCAGAGGCGGGACGCCACCGCGCACCAGGCCCTGCACGCCCAGCAGTCCCACTACGATACGGAGTTCCGTGTCCGGCTAGCGACAGGGGAGCTCCGCTGGCTCCATGAGGAGGTCCATATCCAGCCCCTCGCCGCCGGTCACTGGCGCCTCACAGGAATCTGCACGGATATCACCTCGCTACGGAGCACCTCCACGCAGCTTGTCCGTCTTATCCAGGAAGGCGGGGTCTTGCTCTGGGAGGGACATGCCTATCGCCAGCCCGACAGTAGCCTTGTCTGGCATAAGGCGTTCCAGGAAGAGACCGTCAGCCGCCAGCAGTTCCCCCTCCCCGGCGAGCCCACGACCTACGCCCGGGACTTCTTTCTCGCCCGCTCCGAAGACGACCAGCAGCGCTGCACCGCTAATATGCAGGCCGCACTGGAGCAGGGCCTGAAGCACTTCTCCCAGCAGTTTCAGGTCACCCTCCGCGATGGCACGGTGAGCTGGTTCACGGAGAATGTCCATATCGAGCCCCAGCGCGACGGTGTCTGGCAGCTGAGCGGGGTCTGCCACGAGATCACGGCCCTCAAGAGCTACGAGGCCAATATCCGCCAGCTCGTCGGGAGCATCCGGTGCCTGCTGGGCTCGGTGATTATCGAGCGCAAGCCGATCCCCCACGACGATCCCTTCCAGCAGAAGCTCGCCGCGTACCAGGGGATGACCGAGACGGGAGAGTTCTACGAGTTTATCAACTACACCGTCCTGGAAGAAGAGGCGGTGCGCCGCTGGATTCCCATTGCCTGGGCTAGCCCTAGCCTCACCGGACGCCAGCTCTTTCTCGCCCGGCTCCCCGAGGATCAGATGCGGACAATCAACGACATGGTGCGCACGATCCAAAATGGCGAGAAGCGCTGCCTCTCGGAGTACCGTATCCGCCTCGCCAGCGGCGAGCTCCGCTGGATGCGCGACCAGATGGAGCTCACGGTGGAGAGCGCCAACCGCTGGCGGATGAGCGGCTTTACCATCGACATCACCCAGGAGAAGCAAGACCAGGAGCGCCTGCACTACCAAGCCCACCACGACATGCTCACCGGGCTTCCCAATCGCCTTGCCTTCCAAGAGACACTGGAGCAGTGGCGGCAGTCGGAGCAGGGGGCGAGCCTGATGATCCTGGACCTGGACAACTTCAAGCACATCAACGACAATGTCGGGCATCCGGTGGGGGACGCGGTACTGATCGAGGTGGCACGCCGACTGGAGCGCTGTGTCCACGACGGTCTCGTGGCTCGGCTGGGCGGCGATGAGTTTACGATTGTCCTCCCCGGGATGCCCCCCTTCGAGGCACTCCAGGCGCAGGCGGACCAGATCGCCGAGGCACTGGCAGCCCCCCTCGCGGTCGGGCAGAACACCTTTGCAATCACCGCCAGTATAGGGATCGTCCGGGGGAGCGGCCTCACCCACACGGAGTACCTACGCAACGCGGACCTGGCGCTCTACGAGGCGAAAGAGCAAGGACGTGCCCGCAGTGCGTTCTACACCCAGACTCTCCAGCAGAGTGCGCACGAGCGCTTTGAGCTCGAGAGCGCACTGCGGCTCGCCCTGGAGACGGACCAGCTCACCCTCTGGTACCAGCCTCTCATTGATCTCGAAACAGGCACGCTCCTGAGCCTCGAAGGGCTCGCACGCTGGACCCACCCGACCCTGGGCTCGATCTCCCCCACACGCTTTATCCCCATCGCGGAGCAGTCCGGCCTGATCGCGCCGCTGGGGCGCAAGCTCTTCACGGTGGCCTGTGCCCAGCTGGCACGCTGGCAGCGAACCCTCCCAGGACTGCGCCTGTCTGTCAACCTCTCCGGCGTGGAGCTCAAGAGCCAGAGCCTGACGGAGGACTTGGCCGCGACTCTCAAGCGCTTTGGGATCGCCGCCGAGGACATCACCCTCGAGATCACCGAGAGCGTGACGATGACCAGCTCGGGGGGCCAGCTCCCGCTCCTGGATCGCCTCAGCACACAGGGGTTCCGGCTCGCAATCGATGACTTCGGCACCGGGTACTCGTCGATGGCCTACCTGACCCAGCTCCCGGTCCAAGAGCTCAAGGTCGACCGCTCGTTTGTCCGGCACCTGGATAGGCTCGCCCACGACAACCAGGAGATCATCCGGGCGGTTGTCGGACTGGCACGCGCACTCCAGCTGGAGGTAATCGCCGAGGGAATCGAGACCGAGGCACAGCAAAGAATTGTCCATGCTCTGGGTGTCCAGATTGGCCAAGGCTACCTCTTCGCACGGCCCTGCCCCGCTCAGGAGATCGAGGCACGCTTTCTCCGCACCTCGCCCCCCGTCCTCGCACGCGCCGCCTAG
- a CDS encoding carbohydrate kinase family protein, which translates to MIACLGVIVADVVAKPVDALPERGTLELIERVELHIGGNAANSAAVIAKLGLPVQLVGKVGDDNFGAFLTGALERLGVGTRAVARDPHAPTSTSLVTVHSDAERSFLHAAGANATFTERDMSWDALEGTRFLHVAGLQLMTALEGAPVGRLLAEAQRRGVTTTLDTVMNPRSAGWAGLAPALPHLDWFVPSVDELTQLCGERSLEAQLAACRAVNPRLNLVVKVGGEGCWVAESGKAPILVPAEPDTTVVDTLGAGDAWCGGFLVGLAQGDTPLVAATLANRVGAACVQALGATTGIQHKSTYEKNRS; encoded by the coding sequence ATGATCGCGTGTCTTGGGGTAATAGTCGCGGATGTGGTTGCCAAGCCGGTGGATGCGCTCCCGGAGCGGGGCACCCTGGAGCTGATCGAGCGGGTCGAGCTGCATATCGGAGGCAATGCCGCTAACTCCGCCGCGGTGATCGCCAAGCTCGGGCTCCCAGTTCAGCTCGTGGGCAAGGTGGGCGATGATAACTTCGGGGCGTTTCTGACGGGGGCGCTGGAGCGGCTGGGAGTCGGTACCCGCGCGGTCGCACGCGATCCCCATGCCCCGACCTCGACCTCGCTCGTGACGGTCCACTCCGATGCGGAGCGCTCGTTTCTCCACGCCGCCGGGGCCAATGCGACCTTTACAGAGAGAGACATGAGCTGGGACGCGCTAGAGGGCACGCGGTTTCTCCATGTCGCCGGGCTCCAGCTCATGACGGCCCTGGAAGGCGCGCCTGTCGGCAGGCTCCTCGCCGAGGCGCAGCGGCGCGGCGTCACCACGACACTCGACACAGTCATGAACCCACGCTCCGCCGGCTGGGCCGGGCTCGCCCCCGCCCTCCCCCACCTAGACTGGTTTGTGCCGTCGGTGGACGAGCTCACGCAGCTCTGTGGCGAGCGCTCCCTGGAGGCGCAGCTCGCAGCCTGCCGCGCGGTCAATCCCCGGCTGAACCTCGTGGTCAAGGTCGGCGGCGAGGGCTGCTGGGTGGCCGAGTCAGGAAAAGCCCCCATTCTTGTTCCCGCCGAGCCCGATACCACGGTTGTCGATACCCTCGGTGCCGGCGATGCCTGGTGCGGCGGCTTTCTGGTCGGGCTTGCGCAGGGAGACACGCCGCTTGTAGCAGCAACACTCGCCAATCGCGTCGGAGCGGCGTGTGTCCAGGCACTAGGCGCTACCACGGGAATCCAGCACAAGAGCACCTACGAAAAGAACCGTTCATAA